One genomic segment of Humidesulfovibrio mexicanus includes these proteins:
- a CDS encoding cobyrinate a,c-diamide synthase, producing MQNPPRIVLAGLSGGSGKTFVSIGLCRALARQGLAVQPFKKGPDYIDAAWLFHASRRPACNLDPFLLDRQVVAALFAERARTADISVIEGNRGLFDGKDVEGTCSTAELARQLSAPVILVLDATKMTRTAAAIVAGCKAFEPGLALAGVILNRTAGERHRAILTRCIEELAGVPVLGCLPKMTANPIPERHMGLVSDQEHGAREAALDAIADVVERCVKLDRVLDTARAAAPLAPTALVPWPERVCTPEQAPVIGYVHDAALWFYYPENLEALARAGAELRRVSLLSDEPWPELHGLYLGGGFPETQAAALSANVGIRSHVRALAEHGLPMYAECGGFMYLCRAVQLDDARHDLAGVFPLSTRLCAKPQGLGYVEALVEADNPFHPLGLRLSGHEFHYSACTETDAGSSLPPLALRMLRGHGMLSGRDGLLAGNVFASYTHIHALGAPHWAPAFVRAALRFRSGHGATPG from the coding sequence ATGCAGAACCCACCCCGCATCGTTCTGGCCGGCCTGTCCGGCGGCTCGGGTAAAACTTTTGTTTCCATAGGCCTGTGCCGCGCCCTTGCGCGCCAGGGACTCGCGGTCCAGCCCTTCAAAAAGGGACCGGACTACATCGACGCGGCATGGCTGTTCCACGCCTCCCGTCGCCCCGCCTGCAACCTCGATCCCTTCCTGCTTGACCGCCAGGTGGTGGCTGCGCTGTTCGCCGAGCGCGCCCGTACGGCGGACATTTCCGTCATCGAGGGCAATCGCGGGCTGTTTGACGGCAAGGACGTTGAGGGCACCTGCTCCACAGCTGAACTGGCGCGGCAGCTCTCCGCACCGGTGATTCTTGTGCTGGACGCCACCAAGATGACGCGCACCGCCGCAGCCATTGTGGCCGGGTGCAAGGCCTTTGAGCCAGGGCTCGCCCTCGCCGGAGTCATTCTGAATCGCACGGCCGGGGAGCGGCACCGCGCCATCCTGACCCGTTGCATTGAGGAACTGGCCGGGGTTCCCGTGCTTGGCTGCCTGCCCAAAATGACCGCAAATCCCATTCCGGAGCGGCACATGGGGCTTGTGTCCGACCAGGAGCACGGCGCGCGCGAGGCGGCGCTGGACGCCATCGCCGATGTGGTGGAGCGCTGCGTCAAGCTGGATCGCGTGCTCGATACCGCGCGGGCTGCGGCGCCCCTTGCGCCGACCGCTCTGGTCCCCTGGCCGGAACGGGTGTGCACGCCGGAGCAGGCGCCGGTCATCGGCTATGTTCACGATGCGGCCCTGTGGTTCTATTACCCGGAGAATCTTGAGGCGCTTGCGCGCGCCGGGGCCGAGCTGCGCCGCGTGAGCCTGCTTTCGGACGAGCCCTGGCCGGAGCTGCATGGGCTGTATCTGGGCGGTGGATTTCCAGAGACCCAGGCCGCGGCCCTTTCGGCGAACGTGGGCATTCGCAGCCATGTGCGCGCGTTGGCGGAGCACGGGCTGCCCATGTACGCAGAGTGCGGCGGGTTCATGTACCTGTGCCGCGCGGTGCAACTGGACGACGCTCGGCACGATTTGGCGGGCGTGTTCCCGCTTTCGACCCGCCTGTGCGCCAAGCCGCAGGGCCTCGGCTATGTGGAGGCCCTGGTGGAGGCCGACAACCCGTTCCATCCGCTTGGCCTGCGCCTCAGCGGGCATGAATTCCATTATTCTGCCTGCACTGAAACCGATGCTGGCTCCAGTCTGCCGCCCTTGGCGTTGCGGATGCTGCGCGGGCATGGAATGCTGTCCGGCCGGGATGGTCTGCTCGCGGGCAATGTCTTTGCTTCGTACACGCACATCCACGCGCTGGGCGCGCCGCATTGGGCTCCGGCCTTCGTGCGCGCGGCCCTGCGTTTCCGCTCCGGGCACGGGGCAACGCCCGGCTAG
- a CDS encoding CHASE2 domain-containing protein, translated as MPALLPPLPPPARGLLVAGLAVALLSLTFALAPQPFERLELAASDLRLRLAPRPQPSPDVVLLTIDDATLGAYGGWPLPRAVHARVIDTLTRCGVSLVAFDIVFRGAASGESGPAEDTALEEAIRRNGRVLLPVGVALVRETEVVRLSPEPDDLPLLPSLIAPGDLRVQKLLQTEQTVLPAARFSRHALGLGHIAATPDADGAYRRMPLLVGYHGQVLPALALRLAASHLKASIEPHQGRVDLVREGLRLPIPTDASGVLAVNFAAPWGRGFWHLSYAETLDAAGDPARMAFLRQGLEGKAVLVGLAASGTTDIKATALSRADPLVTLHANLASQILTRASLPATPPWAGAVMGAVFLAAAALLYLRLPLRLFLPSGILLALLCPAANMALYAATGLAPGLVAPSLAVTTGVLALLADALARTARDTARQRRILEAYFSPSIARQILDSGEDIMQGRSVDLTILFADIAGFTAMSDRMDPAEVQRFLGEYFEEMTACVFRNQGAVDKYMGDGLMAFFGYPETDTADSLENARLSAVNGVRAAVEMQAAVSRLNLRWREQGRQAVAVRIGVNTGHAIVGDMGSASRREFTVLGRNVNMAQRLEGAASPGDVLLSARTAALVRSQFRLREPIALRLKGFDKEMEARPVELPEV; from the coding sequence ATGCCCGCGCTCTTGCCCCCACTGCCGCCGCCCGCACGCGGCCTGCTGGTCGCAGGACTGGCGGTGGCCCTGCTGAGCCTCACCTTCGCCCTTGCTCCGCAGCCCTTCGAGCGGCTGGAACTGGCGGCCTCCGACCTGCGGCTCCGCCTTGCGCCGCGACCCCAGCCCAGCCCGGATGTTGTGCTGCTCACCATCGACGACGCCACCCTGGGCGCATACGGCGGCTGGCCCCTGCCCAGAGCGGTCCATGCGCGGGTGATCGACACCCTCACCCGCTGCGGGGTCTCGCTGGTGGCCTTCGACATCGTGTTCCGGGGCGCGGCTTCCGGAGAATCCGGCCCGGCCGAGGACACGGCCCTTGAGGAAGCCATCCGCCGCAATGGGCGCGTGCTGCTGCCTGTGGGGGTGGCTCTTGTGCGCGAGACGGAAGTGGTGCGGCTGTCACCGGAACCGGACGACCTGCCGCTGTTGCCGTCGCTCATCGCACCCGGCGACCTGCGCGTTCAGAAACTGCTCCAGACCGAGCAAACGGTGCTGCCTGCGGCGCGTTTTTCCCGCCACGCCTTGGGGCTTGGGCACATCGCCGCCACCCCGGACGCGGACGGCGCGTACCGCCGGATGCCGCTGCTTGTCGGATACCATGGCCAGGTTCTGCCCGCCCTTGCCCTGCGCCTTGCGGCCAGCCACCTCAAGGCCTCCATCGAACCGCACCAGGGCCGGGTGGACCTTGTGCGCGAAGGACTGCGTCTGCCGATCCCCACGGACGCTTCTGGAGTGCTGGCGGTCAACTTCGCGGCCCCATGGGGGCGAGGATTCTGGCATCTCTCCTACGCCGAAACGCTTGATGCCGCCGGAGACCCCGCGCGCATGGCCTTCCTGCGGCAAGGGCTTGAGGGCAAGGCCGTGCTGGTGGGGCTGGCCGCCTCCGGCACCACGGACATCAAGGCCACGGCGCTCTCACGGGCCGACCCGCTGGTCACCCTGCACGCCAATCTGGCGAGCCAGATCCTGACCCGCGCCAGCCTTCCGGCCACGCCTCCCTGGGCCGGAGCGGTGATGGGAGCCGTGTTCCTTGCCGCCGCCGCCCTGCTCTATCTGCGCCTGCCGCTGCGGCTGTTCCTGCCCTCCGGGATTCTCCTCGCCCTGCTCTGCCCGGCCGCCAACATGGCCCTGTACGCAGCCACGGGCCTCGCGCCTGGACTTGTGGCACCAAGCCTCGCCGTGACCACGGGCGTACTGGCCCTGCTGGCGGACGCCCTGGCCCGCACCGCGCGCGACACCGCCCGCCAGCGCCGCATCCTGGAGGCCTACTTCTCCCCCAGCATCGCCCGGCAAATCCTGGACTCCGGCGAGGACATCATGCAGGGCAGAAGCGTGGACCTCACCATACTCTTTGCGGACATCGCGGGCTTCACCGCCATGAGCGACCGCATGGATCCCGCCGAGGTACAGCGGTTCCTGGGCGAATACTTCGAGGAAATGACGGCCTGCGTGTTCCGGAACCAGGGAGCCGTGGACAAGTACATGGGCGACGGCCTCATGGCCTTTTTCGGCTATCCGGAAACGGACACTGCGGATTCGCTGGAAAACGCCAGACTTTCGGCCGTGAACGGAGTGCGCGCGGCGGTGGAGATGCAGGCCGCCGTATCCCGCCTGAACCTCCGCTGGCGTGAGCAGGGCAGGCAGGCCGTGGCGGTGCGCATCGGGGTCAACACCGGCCACGCCATCGTGGGCGACATGGGCAGCGCCAGCCGCCGCGAGTTCACTGTGCTCGGGCGCAACGTCAACATGGCGCAACGGCTGGAAGGGGCGGCGTCTCCGGGCGACGTGCTCTTGAGCGCCCGCACGGCCGCGCTGGTCCGAAGCCAATTCCGGCTGCGCGAACCCATCGCCCTACGGCTCAAGGGGTTCGACAAGGAGATGGAAGCCCGGCCCGTGGAGCTGCCCGAGGTCTAG
- a CDS encoding dissimilatory sulfite reductase D family protein: MALVYEEAKAKIIEFINSKAKSKSKFYFNDFTGLFPDEKGRDVKKILTQMVNEEILVFWSSGSTTMYGLSGAGKHADGED, encoded by the coding sequence ATGGCGCTTGTGTATGAAGAGGCGAAAGCCAAGATCATTGAATTCATCAATTCCAAGGCCAAGAGCAAGAGCAAGTTCTACTTCAACGACTTCACCGGCCTGTTCCCGGATGAGAAGGGTCGCGATGTGAAGAAGATCCTCACCCAGATGGTCAACGAGGAGATTCTGGTGTTCTGGTCTTCCGGCAGCACCACCATGTACGGCCTGTCCGGCGCCGGCAAGCACGCCGATGGCGAGGACTAG